TGGTGGGAGAAAGGGTTAGTACCAATGAGCTGCCTGTAACTGATCACATCCATTGGTCACATAGCCTTTATGCAGCTCCATCCCACTCACATGAATAGTATGGAGCTAcatcaggcacagccactataccaTCTTCTGCACTGTGGCTGGAACACAATTAAGAGGCCATAACACTCACCTGAACAGCTGATCAATAGGGATGATAAGAGTCAGCCTCCGCTGATCTATAGGATCATGCCAAGATGTTCATGGCAGCAGAAGTCTCCTAACTGGTCCCCTTTAACAAGGTTTGGCATTTACTTACAGAATATCGCACTACATACAGGCCAAGTATACATCCACCTATCACGCAGGCTATATGTCAGTCACTCCCAAGGGGCGGGGTGTTATTTTAGAATTAATGCAATATACTGCCATGTAGGACGTTTGGTATAAGGATTCATGAGCCGTCTTAAGACAAGACACGCTTTGTTAACAGATCAGGTTTTGCATCTATCAGATTCAATGTAGAACAATTGGGGTTAACAGAAGACATTACCAAGCATCAGTCATCAATTCAGCATAAGCTTTGTAAGGatttgagggggaaaaaaaaaaaaggaagaagcttttacaaaataaatacagttttatttctttttcccaAGAGCGCTTTATCACCAGTATGAAAACAGGGCAGTACAAGTAACATTTGAGTCCCAAATGTAAGACAAGGAACACTTAGTTGGGTGGAGAGGGATTGTTCCTTCAAACCTGACTTTACTCCAACAGTCCATTGCTTCATCCGCATACATCTAGCCCGATTTAAACAGAAGGATGGCAACTTGACCCAAATAGAAGTAAATGAAGTGTTTGGTCTCGTGTGTCACATAGCTGCCAAAATTCCTGCCCACAATGCAGTGCCATGTAGGGTTGTACTTCTTGTCAAactcctggaggaaaaaaaaaatgacattgaagAGTCGTGATAACACACATCATACAATACAAACAGTCATCAGCAAGGAAAGTTGTGGAACCTTCTAGAAGCAGGGCACACAAGCTGGTCACCATGCCAGCCGTTATAAGGCAAGGATGGTAAGCTGGGACTATGTGATCAGAGGCACCAGCCTCTACATACAGACGCCCATCGGAGATCCCACTCACCTTCTTGATACACGCTGCTATATCCTTCTCGATGTTGAATTTCTCCAGGGCTTGGGTGGTGATCTCCACGGCGTCCTGCTGCATCTCTTCGGACATGTCAGCATTCTTGATGACCGCTTTCCTCTCAGACATGCTGGCCT
This region of Eleutherodactylus coqui strain aEleCoq1 chromosome 5, aEleCoq1.hap1, whole genome shotgun sequence genomic DNA includes:
- the DYNLL1 gene encoding dynein light chain 1, cytoplasmic, which codes for MSERKAVIKNADMSEEMQQDAVEITTQALEKFNIEKDIAACIKKEFDKKYNPTWHCIVGRNFGSYVTHETKHFIYFYLGQVAILLFKSG